One genomic region from Rosa rugosa chromosome 1, drRosRugo1.1, whole genome shotgun sequence encodes:
- the LOC133716106 gene encoding la-related protein 1C-like has protein sequence MAAINPGNRNNPETAPAVQSPRQGGGGGDSVSSPQSRRAAKAAAAVAPWTQIVRGESEPPIMAAPSSPSSSSTAAVTEQQPVAAASFSSASPSQSNSPSPTPAEDSVGEGSENSSGPNGNAGKKPAWNKPSNGAIEVGPVMGAVSWPALSDARASTKSSSESLKGVSDAPLSVSVTQGAGTTTISSPKQVNSSSTPTHSGPTRQRSMKQRNNASASSNGGIPQHQMPAGQGVEVTPNNPSPKDHSHRSAFGSQTHSSNDHPQQRNSFRNRNGGPHPRGDGSHHHNYGSRHQDRGSQDWNNHRNFNSRDNHMHPQRVVPRAMRPSHQAPAPPNAPAFIPQPMRSFGPIGFDLQGPLVYFQQDPLVPFMAPPRHPLIFAGPDLQLHNKITNQIDYYFSNENLIKDTFLRRNMDDQGWVRVKLIAGFNKVMNLTDNIQIILDALRMSTVVEVQGDKIRRRNDWMRWVMPAAQPPAVSSSQTLGKSGNDMLSAHIQSISLDEKTTNNKNIQNNTQPQPSSGDGAGQFSVQGGADRTISARN, from the exons ATGGCTGCGATTAATCCAGGTAACAGGAACAATCCCGAAACGGCTCCGGCGGTTCAATCGCCGCGTCagggcggtggtggtggtgatagtGTGAGCAGTCCGCAGTCGCGTCGGGCGGCcaaggcggcggcggcggtggcgCCTTGGACGCAAATTGTGCGAGGGGAATCTGAGCCGCCGATCATGGCCGCTCCTTCCTCGCCATCATCATCATCGACCGCTGCTGTGACTGAGCAACAACCTGTAGCAGCGGCTTCTTTTTCGTCGGCCTCGCCTTCTCAGTCTAATTCGCCGTCGCCGACTCCGGCGGAGGATTCAGTGGGTGAGGGCTCGGAGAACAGTAGTGGGCCCAACGGCAATGCGGGTAAGAAGCCCGCTTGGAACAAGCCGTCCAATGGAGCCATTGAGGTTGGGCCGGTAATGGGAGCTGTTTCTTGGCCTGCTTTGTCCGACGCTCGGGCTTCGACTAAATCGTCTTCTGAATCTTTGAAAGGTGTATCTGATGCGCCTTTGTCCGTCTCTGTCACGCAG GGGGCTGGAACTACAACTATCTCATCACCGAAACAAGTGAATTCTTCTTCGACTCCAACCCATAGTGGACCTACTCGCCAGAGATCGATGAAACAAAGAAATAATGCAAGTGCATCCTCTAATGGTGGCATCCCCCAGCATCAAATGCCAGCTGGCCAAGGTGTTGAAGTGACTCCAAATAACCCTTCACCTAAGGATCATAGCCATAGGAGTGCATTTGGGTCACAAACTCACAGCAGCAACGATCATCCACAGCAACGTAATTCCTTCAGGAACCGAAATGGTGGTCCACATCCCCGTGGAGATGGTTCTCACCATCACAACTATGGCAGCAGGCATCAGGACCGTGGAAGTCAAGATTGGAACAATCATCGAAATTTTAACAGTAGAGACAATCACATGCATCCTCAGAGAGTTGTTCCTAGGGCAATGAGGCCATCTCACCAAGCACCGGCACCACCAAATGCTCCCGCGTTTATCCCCCAGCCTATGAGGTCTTTCGGTCCCATAGGGTTTG ACTTGCAAGGACCACTGGTATACTTTCAACAGGATCCACTAGTACCTTTTATGGCACCACCACGGCATCCCCTGATATTTGCAGGTCCAGATCTTCAGCTGCATAATAAGATTACTAATCAGATAGATTATTATTTCAG TAATGAAAATTTAATTAAAGATACTTTCTTGCGGCGAAACATGGATGATCAGGGATGGGTTCGTGTTAAATTAATAGCAGGCTTCAACAaa GTTATGAATTTGACAGACAATATCCAGATTATACTGGATGCTTTGAGAATGTCAACTGTGGTGGAAGTACAG GGTGATAAAATAAGGAGGCGCAATGATTGGATGAGATGGGTGATGCCAGCTGCTCAGCCTCCTGCTGTGTCAAGCTCTCAGACCCTTGGAAAATCTGGAAATGATATGCTATCAGCTCATATCCAAAGTATTTCACTTGATGAGAAGACTACTAACAACAAGAATATTCAGAACAATACCCAGCCGCAGCCGTCCTCTGGTGATGGAGCAGGTCAATTCAGTGTTCAAGGAGGTGCAGATCGCACTATTTCAGCAAGAAATTAG